In Oryza sativa Japonica Group chromosome 1, ASM3414082v1, the genomic stretch agctaatacttaattaatcatgataAATTATTCTGTTTCGCATGTGTGAAGgattagttcccaacccataTGTACATAGAACCTTAAAAAGAGTTGGAAACCCTTACGTACCCTAGCTCGTAGAACATAGCGAAAGATTAGcatattattaattaagtattagctttaaaacattaaaaattaattaatataatttttcaagataatttttctatagaaaatttttaagaAACATATTATTAGTAATTTCGAAAAGCGTGTGTAAAAAGTAGTAGTTGGAAAGGTGTAGTACTCCATAGAACACATAACCTCTCTGCTCCAACCAACCAACGATGGAGTTTTTCTTCTCGAGCACAAAGTACACATATGCTCCACTAGCTAGCGCGCTTCAGGTATGCTTTTTCTATGTGCAAACATATCTTAAATATATAAGCTAGGAGTAATAAAGTAACTGAAAGTAAGTTTGTTCGGTCGCATGAAGAGATAATGTAATATAAGCAGTAGGAGTAGATATTATCACTAGCTAGTCACACGGACACAGTGCAGGACAGTATACTAGTAGTAgtgttcttttctctctttctttttttttcttttgagaacTTAGTAGTAGTGTTCTTGAAGCTCTTTTTTCTACATCACACACCAGATGAGATTTATTGCTACGGCGAAAAGTTTGTGTATCTGATGGAGTAGCCAACTTGGTTAGGTATTGCGACGGCCAATCAATGCGATGGTACGTGCTGTAACTGTAATCGATCACGCCGGGAaagtaacaaattaaaattaaaccCACAATCGAAATAAAAAGATTTCTCATACGTAAGCAGAGACCACAGACACACACACTTTATGCTTGGCTACAAGGCGTTGAAGCAGAGTGGCCGTGCTGTTATGTTTAGCTCTCCTTAGTATAGCAGCAATAAACAGGAGATTACGACCTGCGATCCAGATTACAATTACTAACTTGTGTCCTAATTAATCAACCCGATGGACATCCAACCGAACAGACACGAGGGttatcttccttttctcttcttcttcttcttcttttgcgTGGGGAGCGATTAACACGCGTGCGTCGCTGATTGGCTCGCCATGGCTATAAATCTCGAGGTCGGTTGCCCCTTGCTGTCCACTGCCTGAGAAGCCGAGACCACTACAAGCAGcaactagcttagctagctagctactggtGATCAGGCACGAGCtagccggccatggcgaggcgtCGCCATGCTTGCTTTCTTCTCCTGCTGCCTCTGCTGGTGCTGCAGCTTCTTCTTGCTGGGGGAAGCTTGGTTGATGATCTTCCTGCTGCAACTCATCAGGTGCCGAGGTTAGTAGGGCCACAGCGCAAGTTACAGCAGCTTCCAAACCCAAGGCCACAGCCGCAACCATTGCCCCAGCCAAACCCAAATCCACAGCCACAACCACTCCCACAGCCACAGCCACAGCCACAACCACAACCACAACCTCTGCCACAACCGCAGCCGCAACCACAGCCTTTACCGCTACCAGGCCCACAACCATTACCGCAACCCGGCCCGCAGCCGAACCCAAACCCCCAACCGTTACCACAGCCAAACCCAAATCCCCAGCCTTTACCTCAGCCAGACCCGAACGCTCCGCCGTTGCCTCTGCCGCAGCCTAACCCAAACAACCCGCAACCTCTGCCGCAGCCAGACCCTAACGCGCCATCACTACCTCTGCCGCAGCCAGACCCAAACGCGCCACCACTGCCTCTGCCACAACCTGATCCGAACGCGCCACCACAACCTTTGCCGCAACCAGACCCAAACAACCCTCAACCTTTACCGCAACCTGACCCTAACGCACCACCACAGCCTTTGCCGCAACCAGACCCTAACTCGCCGCCACAGCCTTTGCCGCAACCAGACCCGAACACGCCTCCTGGCCAACAAATTAATGCAAAGATATCATCACAGCCGGATTCTATTGGTGGAGCCAGAACTTTATATCCATACGGTGTAATATACAATCTCATGCCATTGTTTAGCCTATTCTTCTATATGTTTTGATAGTAAGGAGAGGCTTATTGTTGTAAATAAGCGTGCTGAGTTACCATTTTTAGATTGCATGTATATACACATTGCCATGTTGATAGGTTTGCtatgttatcttttttttttgtttgagatGGAGGTTTGCTATGTACTGCACTGGCTTGTACCctgatatttttgtgtatgttaaTACACACCTATTTACCTCTTTGTGTACACATTTGATGCATATGTGTGAAGTCTGTCTTTGCCTCCACCTTATCCAACTTGATGGCTACAATGATCAATCTGTCAGCATCGATAGTTCCTTTTCCTAGCTACTAAGTATACATAGTTCGAGCGAAATAGAAATGGCAAagctttctataaaaaaaaaagaaatagaaaaaaaatagaaatgggTAAACTGTCATGGTCAAACCAGGTCCTGTAAGGAATCAATGTCATACGGCTTATCTGCCAATTGTTCTTTTTAATACCGAGCCAGTGAGCGTTGGTGTTATATTAAGCATAAATAGAAATTATGTACAGGTTCACCCAAGTGgtgaagaaaatgaaaaaggaaaacGTGTTAtaacacacaaacacacatgCATCTAATAAGGAGATATTCTCGCTATTTCATCAATGATTTTCACTATGCATGAGAAAAATCTGccaattgtttaattaatttgcacaCTGACGAGCTTAATTAGTCAAGCTGTGGACTTGTGTACATGAAATTTGCAGGAGTAAATGAGTATTTGAGAAACCAAATAAGTTAGTCTTGATTGATTGGCAGATGACAGCATAATAGCCGTAAGCCGGCACGTACTGTTGGAAAAACCATAGTTTGTTACTGTCGACGATCAACCGGTCACATGTTATTAAAACGAAATCACAATATTTTCAAGCATCAATCACTGTTTACAGTACGGCACAACCGTTTTAAGCTACTTTTCTACCCGATCacaaattgaaaagaaaaaaaaaacatgcactgATGCACATATATAACAACCGGCCGGCAAGTCGGCAACCGTACACTGTCCGTTGCAAACCAGATATATATACCATCAGATGTTAAATGCACGACGTCATGCAAATGCGACTGTGAGACCGGTGATGTGTTCGACCGGGCCCTGCTAGCGATTGATCAAAATGAAGTGATAAGAGGTAGTTCACGAAAAGTGtagtcttttttttccttttctcatagTTCTTGAGGTAGCGTGAGGTACAACTTTGCCGACCATGGTAGAAAATCTCCATGGAAAATTTTACTAAAATGGATAGCGTGCGAACTGCAAAAATTGCAAAGCGTGAGGGGCAGAGATCAAGATCGATCATATTCATTGGGAACATAACCGGGAAGCCCCCACCGTGAAGTAAAGGCATCGGAGACCAGGAGAATATGGCGTTAATTAATTAACCCGGTAGGTTAGTATAGCACTCTGCAGTTTTCCCCGATCGACGACGTCGTCTTCTCCGTCTTCGTCGCCGCGACACCGGCGAGATCATGGAGATGGGCAAATACAGCAGCAGCGAGAGGAAGAAGGGCCCCGAGAAGGACACGTCCATCAGGTCGGCCACCGTGTCCttctcgtcctcctcgtcgtcagCCGGTACACGCCCTTCTTGCTGGCGTAGCGTCGTGACGACCGCGACCGCGAGACggcgctgctgcggcggcgacgagcacgacacggcggcgcgcgcctcCGTCCTCCACGGTGACCACCACCTCGGCGGCATCGGCAAGAAGGTGGACGCGAGCGCGGGCGCGGGTGTCAGGACGCTCGTCGAGCGCAACGATTTCTACTGCCAGGAATGCAACACGCACGGCAAATAGGTGAAAGGCCAAACATCTTGGGtttctctcctgttttttttttccagctgCTCTTACATTTCTGCTTgaacaatactccctccgtttaatattataaaactttttagtattactcacattcatataaatgttaatgaacctaaacataatttattttagattcattaacatctatatgaatatgggtaatgctagaaatttttataatatgaaatggaggaaataACACGGTGTGTGTACGTTTATTGTCAATCTG encodes the following:
- the LOC4327905 gene encoding uncharacterized protein codes for the protein MARRRHACFLLLLPLLVLQLLLAGGSLVDDLPAATHQVPRLVGPQRKLQQLPNPRPQPQPLPQPNPNPQPQPLPQPQPQPQPQPQPLPQPQPQPQPLPLPGPQPLPQPGPQPNPNPQPLPQPNPNPQPLPQPDPNAPPLPLPQPNPNNPQPLPQPDPNAPSLPLPQPDPNAPPLPLPQPDPNAPPQPLPQPDPNNPQPLPQPDPNAPPQPLPQPDPNSPPQPLPQPDPNTPPGQQINAKISSQPDSIGGARTLYPYGVIYNLMPLFSLFFYMF
- the LOC4327906 gene encoding uncharacterized protein, coding for MEMGKYSSSERKKGPEKDTSIRSATVSFSSSSSSAGTRPSCWRSVVTTATARRRCCGGDEHDTAARASVLHGDHHLGGIGKKVDASAGAGVRTLVERNDFYCQECNTHGK